The Methanomicrobia archaeon nucleotide sequence TTCTTATGCACCGGTATCGATAAGTGGACATCACTCCCCTCTTTGATCAGAATGTAATGACTCCCTTCAATATGATTCAGCTTCCAACCAGCTCGTTTGAACGCAGCAACATGCTTCTCACCGTTCGCCCGGGGAAGCTTAGACATGTGCCGTGCCCAGATCAAGAGAAATATCCAGCTTCTGGTAAAACGTAGGGACCTTCAACTGCTCACCTGCTTGCTTGAGTCGCGATTTCAAACAGCCCACGATTGCTTCACTGATATTCTCAATCGCGTCCTGCACCGTTTCTCCCTCAGAAAGACACCCTGGAAGGTCCGTACATTCCACAACATACCGACCCTCCTCGTCGAGTTCAAGGGTGATGTTGAATTTCATAGCCTTTCAAATTCTATAGGTGCTTTATGCTTAAAAAGTTTCTGATTTACTCGCTTCTTGCACCGTCTTCACTCTCGTCCCATAACCTCATCAGGAATTAGATTGGCGCGGCGCCTGTCTTAAAAACCTGGTAATTCTTTGCAAATTCGCCGTGGTTTGTGGAGATGTTCATCGCGTAACTGCCGGCATACTCCTCGTTACCCATCTCCACCCCGCTCCTTCATAGAAACCGGAAGACCTCGGAAAGAAGAGCGTGCGCAGGAATGCGATGATCGCCGACTTTTTACACAGGATTGGAGAGAGCGGTAGAAAAGATCGGGTCGGGCATAACCCGGATGAAGGAGATTATGGTCTCCAGCGGCCTACCAGAG carries:
- a CDS encoding type II toxin-antitoxin system HicA family toxin encodes the protein MSKLPRANGEKHVAAFKRAGWKLNHIEGSHYILIKEGSDVHLSIPVHKNKTLGPGLLKKLILRAGLTTGEYIVLFYKRKVTK
- a CDS encoding type II toxin-antitoxin system HicB family antitoxin; translation: MKFNITLELDEEGRYVVECTDLPGCLSEGETVQDAIENISEAIVGCLKSRLKQAGEQLKVPTFYQKLDISLDLGTAHV